AGCCAGTTATAGCCGTTAGCGATCGCATCCGCTCCAGCTGCAGATAGTGGCCCCAGGGTGAGTAGCGTCAAGGGGACCATCACCAGCGCGGAGATAAAAGGCACCAATATTGATTGGGCTACCCCTTTGATTTGCCGATTAAGGAAGTGTTCTAGGTAAGACAGGATCCATACCAGAATCAGCGGTGGTAACACGGTGGATGTATAGGTGGTGGAGCTTAGGGCCATGCCTAAGAAGCTAATTTTTTCACCGTCGGCAACCTGCCCGGCGAGGGTGCTTAGGTCGGGGCTGACCAGTGCCGCGCAGCAGAAAACCGCAACGAAGATATTTACTTTGAAGTGTTTAGCGGCAGTGATGGCAATAAAGATCGGCAAGAAGGTAAAAGGCGCCCAGGAGATGAGTGAAAATACCCGGTCGGTTCCGGAATCGGTGAATGGCGGCCAGGCGAGCCGGATGAGAATTAAGATACCTTGGATAAATCCGGCAGCGGCAAGCACGTAAATAAATGGTGCAAATACTGCCGACATTGTGGCAATGATCCGATTAAGGATGCTGGCTTTGGGTTGACTGTCGGTATCGGCAGCTGAGATGGAGCTGTTCTCCATGAGAGATTCATAGACTTCGCCAACGTGAGTGCCAATAACTACTTGGAATTGGCCGCTGTTTTCGATGACGGTAATGACTCCCGGGAGGCTAGCAACCTTCTGCTTCGCATCTGCAGGGGTTTCTTTGAGAACGAGGCGTAGGCGGGTGGCACAGTGCGTCGCATTATGAATATTCTTTTCGCCGCCAACGAGCTTCAAAATGTCGGCGGCAAGTTGGGGATAGTCCCTGACCTTTTCGGCCATGATCGTCCAATCCTTGGCAAAACGTGGATTCAACCCTCAGCTATTTTCATACTGAAGGTTGGGGTTGATGCCTCGCGGATTGGAGTGACACGCCCCTAGTTTCTCTTTCAAAGCATAATTCCCCGGGACTATCTCCGCTATGCCCTCACGGGTGGTCTTTCTCACATCTCTGGAGCACCAGCATCACGGGGCCTCGCGCGCCGGTGGTGGTGCAGGTGCCGTCGCTGAGGGCACAGGAGGAACAGGCTCCGGAGGAACATGAGCTGTGGAGAGTTTCGCGGCGTATCCGACCGGTTCGTAGGAGGTGCTCTAACACGGCATCAACAGTCATCGGGTGGATTCCAGCCCGCCGTGCAATGTCGGAGCGAGATACTGCCCCCTCCGCTATGGCGTTCTCAACGGCTGTCAGTGGGGATGGCATTTTCACCTCAGAGGAAAAGTTTGAGCAGCTGGAAGGTCAGTACGGATAGCGCCCATGCGCCACCTAATTGGATGAGGAGCCCAAAGAGGGTCCATTTCAGACCGATTTCTCTCTTCTGGGCTGCTAGCGTGGCAACGCATGGGGTGTAGGCCAGGAGGAAGATCATAAACGCCCACACTGCGGGGATCGTGTGTCCACCGGATGCTTCGGCAAAGTCTTGGCGAATATTTTGGGCTAGGGGGCTTGAGGCTTGGGTATCTGCATCGTCATCGGTGACGTCATCGACGGCATAGGTTTGCGCCCATGTCGAGATGACGGCTTCTTTGGCGACGAATCCGGTAATGAGGGTTCCGGATAGAGACCATGAACCGAAGCCGGCGGGTTCAAAAATGGGAGAAATTCCGTCGCTAATTACTCCATAAGCTGAGTCCTGAGGCGGAAGGTCTTCGTCGCCCCAACTGTGGTTGCTCGCAACCGGGGTGGATTGTAAGAGCCACACCAGAGTTACGGTCACCACGATGATTCCTCCGGCGGTTTGCAGGAAACCGCGGAGTCTTTGCCACATGACCGAGAACACTAGGCGGGGTACAGGTAATTGGTATTCCGGTAGATCTATGACGAGCGGTTCGGAGGGCATAGTTCGCCAAAGGGTGTGGCGAAGCGCTAAGCCGGTGAGCACAATCAGCCCGATAGAGATGAGGTACATCAGGAAGACCACACTGCCGGCGTGGTCTGGGAAGAAGGTGCTGGCCAGCATAACGTAGACGGTCAGTCGCGCGGAGCAGGAGGTAAAGGGGATGAGCAGTGCAGTTAGGATGCGGTGGCGTGGGTTGCCGAGTACTCGGGTGGCGGAAATCGCCGGGACGTTACAGCCAAATCCCACGATTAGTGGGATGAATGCTTTGCCGGGTAGGCCGATGGATCTCATGAGTCGGTCGGAGACTACAGCGGCACGAGCCATATATCCTGAATCCTCTAGTATGGCGAGGCAGAGGAACATGAGGGCCATCAGGGGTGCGAACGTTAGGACCATCCCCACTCCGCTGATGAGTCCATTGACTATGAGTCCTTGGATGAGGGGGATATCTGGCAACCAAGAGGAAACAACGTCTGAGATAGTCCCGGTGATAAAGCTTTCTAGACCGTCCTGGAGTGGTGCGGCAACAGTTGTGGTGATCTGGAAGACTAACCACATTGCAACTAGGAAAATGAGTGATCCCAGTAGTGGATGGAGGACAAATCTGTCTATGCGGTCACTGAAAGAGGAGTTTCCGCCCTCGGTGCCGATGCTAGCGGCGACTGCTTGGTCGATAAGCTCGAAGCGGGCGTCGAGCCGTTCTTCGTCGGGAAGGGCCGGATCAAGAGGGGAAATTCGGGTGGGAGTTCGACGCATAGCGCGGGCCACCGTTTCCGCTACCGCAGCAATGTTACTTTTGCGGCGCGGATCAACGGCGACCACCGGGATCCCCAGAGCGGCTTCTAAGGCCTGAGGATTGACGGAAACTTCTCGCTTCGCAGCGATGTCTGACTTCGTAAGAGCGAGAACTACCCGGTAGGGTTCTTCGGCAATTTCAGCCGCTAGATAAAGACTGCGGGCTAATTGTGATGCGTCGGCTACCACGATCACCAAATCCGGGCGTTCTTCGGGAGCACGCTCCAGGAGCATTTCTCTGGTCAAATACTCGTCCGGGCTGACCGCGGTGAGGGAATATGTGCCGGGGAAGTCGATGACATCATAAGTAGTCTCTGGTGTACGCCACGCCCCGCGAGACACCTCAACTGTGGTACCTGGCCAATTCCCCATTTGGGCTTTAGCGCCGGTAAGAGCGTTAAAAAGAGTGGATTTACCAGCATTGGGGGCACCGATGAGCGCGATGATAGGAGCATGGTCGGGCGCCTGGGCGGTTCCCCCCGCTCCGCATTTTTGGCACGACGGTGCTTCTTTAATAGCGCGCGGTGCTCGTTTCATAGCCTAACTTCAACTGCTCTAAGGGTTCGCTTATCAACCGCATAGCGTGATTCACCTACTCGGATGATTTGTCCACCCCCGCTGGTCTTCTGGTGCACACTGACGAAGCGCCCGATTCTTAACCCCAATTCCTTGAGACGACGACTGAGCTCAGGGTTTGTATGGTGGGCAAGGATGAGTGCTGATTTTCCAATGGGAACGTCGGCGAGAGTCGTCGACGGTTGAAAGTCCGTCATTGTGAATCCCAAATAATCCAGTATGGTGAGCCTAAGGCTCCTGATAATCGACGAGTTTAGGTGTGG
This genomic interval from Corynebacterium poyangense contains the following:
- a CDS encoding FeoC-like transcriptional regulator, whose amino-acid sequence is MPSPLTAVENAIAEGAVSRSDIARRAGIHPMTVDAVLEHLLRTGRIRRETLHSSCSSGACSSCALSDGTCTTTGARGPVMLVLQRCEKDHP
- the feoB gene encoding ferrous iron transport protein B, coding for MKRAPRAIKEAPSCQKCGAGGTAQAPDHAPIIALIGAPNAGKSTLFNALTGAKAQMGNWPGTTVEVSRGAWRTPETTYDVIDFPGTYSLTAVSPDEYLTREMLLERAPEERPDLVIVVADASQLARSLYLAAEIAEEPYRVVLALTKSDIAAKREVSVNPQALEAALGIPVVAVDPRRKSNIAAVAETVARAMRRTPTRISPLDPALPDEERLDARFELIDQAVAASIGTEGGNSSFSDRIDRFVLHPLLGSLIFLVAMWLVFQITTTVAAPLQDGLESFITGTISDVVSSWLPDIPLIQGLIVNGLISGVGMVLTFAPLMALMFLCLAILEDSGYMARAAVVSDRLMRSIGLPGKAFIPLIVGFGCNVPAISATRVLGNPRHRILTALLIPFTSCSARLTVYVMLASTFFPDHAGSVVFLMYLISIGLIVLTGLALRHTLWRTMPSEPLVIDLPEYQLPVPRLVFSVMWQRLRGFLQTAGGIIVVTVTLVWLLQSTPVASNHSWGDEDLPPQDSAYGVISDGISPIFEPAGFGSWSLSGTLITGFVAKEAVISTWAQTYAVDDVTDDDADTQASSPLAQNIRQDFAEASGGHTIPAVWAFMIFLLAYTPCVATLAAQKREIGLKWTLFGLLIQLGGAWALSVLTFQLLKLFL
- a CDS encoding FeoA family protein — its product is MTDFQPSTTLADVPIGKSALILAHHTNPELSRRLKELGLRIGRFVSVHQKTSGGGQIIRVGESRYAVDKRTLRAVEVRL